From the genome of Synergistetes bacterium HGW-Synergistetes-1, one region includes:
- the clpP gene encoding ATP-dependent Clp endopeptidase, proteolytic subunit ClpP, with product MSQLIPMVVEQTGRGERSYDIYSRLLKDRIIFLGSEINDDVANLVVAQLLFLESEDPEKDVFIYINSPGGVITSGLAIYDTMQYIKPQVSTICTGLAASMGAFLLAAGAEGKRIALPNARIMIHQPTGGAKGQASDVKIHAEEILYTRKRLNDLLSKHTKQPLKVIDKDTDRDFFMSAEEALKYGIVDKIIEKR from the coding sequence TTGTCACAATTAATACCGATGGTAGTGGAACAGACCGGTAGAGGTGAGCGTTCTTACGACATCTACAGCAGGCTCTTGAAGGACAGGATAATTTTCCTGGGTTCCGAGATCAATGATGATGTAGCAAACCTTGTTGTTGCTCAGCTTTTATTCCTTGAGAGCGAAGACCCGGAGAAGGATGTTTTTATTTACATCAACAGCCCGGGAGGGGTTATCACATCAGGTCTGGCTATCTATGACACCATGCAGTACATCAAGCCTCAGGTATCGACCATATGCACTGGCCTGGCCGCCAGTATGGGCGCGTTCCTCCTTGCCGCAGGCGCAGAAGGGAAAAGGATCGCTCTCCCGAACGCGAGGATAATGATCCATCAGCCTACAGGAGGCGCAAAGGGACAGGCTTCGGATGTCAAGATACATGCTGAGGAGATTTTGTATACAAGAAAGAGGCTGAACGACCTGCTTTCAAAGCATACCAAACAGCCCCTGAAAGTGATAGATAAAGATACGGACAGGGATTTCTTCATGTCGGCGGAAGAAGCGCTGAAATACGGTATCGTCGATAAGATAATCGAAAAACGGTGA